In a genomic window of Cyanobacteriota bacterium:
- a CDS encoding tetratricopeptide repeat protein — protein sequence MASEDSIQSHDQDSTLATLLNTYYEQYLASGEYDEAIALYCELLGYQPDVQGYHELGVYLAEQEEWHDAIACFLHSIRLDPDFFEGYYNLGVCLQQLQQYTAAIQVYQQAVRLKPDA from the coding sequence ATGGCAAGCGAGGATTCTATTCAGTCCCATGATCAAGATTCAACTCTCGCTACCCTGCTGAACACCTACTACGAACAGTATTTGGCCAGTGGTGAGTACGATGAGGCCATTGCCCTCTACTGTGAGCTACTAGGTTATCAGCCCGATGTGCAGGGTTATCACGAGTTGGGTGTGTATCTAGCTGAACAGGAGGAATGGCATGACGCGATCGCCTGTTTTCTCCATAGCATTCGACTGGATCCAGATTTTTTTGAGGGCTATTACAACCTAGGTGTTTGTCTGCAACAATTGCAACAGTATACTGCTGCTATTCAAGTTTATCAGCAGGCTGTGCGCCTCAAACCCGATGCCC